Proteins from one [Limnothrix rosea] IAM M-220 genomic window:
- a CDS encoding efflux RND transporter periplasmic adaptor subunit: MGYRVSQWRSPFFWSTAIGVGLVGIVSCGQPPQQQGQAPMGVPVQMESIQEDIIQTTTEYVGVLEADDLVTLKPEVDGVVQSILIQEGDFIEAGTPIVQLKAERDQASLRQAIASVEASRAAKLSAEAELSAIRAEKIEAEADLKLRQQDLVRIKELVDTGALAERELDQSQRDVAVAQARIDTIQQRIAAAAANINQAQATLVQNNNSVAIASEELQDTSIIAPVSGRVGDLSIKQGDYVERAETLGTITQNQSLNLNFFVPIEQAPRLNLNLPVELIDYRTLETVGTGRVSFISPEVDFTSQTILAKASFDNPEGRLFTGQLVKAKVIWRQNIGVSVPVTAISRIGGETFVFVAQSNPEAQDESAPAMVAVQKPVKLGKIEGDRYEVIEGISLGDKVITTGILNLNDGVPITPVDDSDMAS, encoded by the coding sequence TATCGAGTTAGCCAGTGGCGATCGCCTTTTTTCTGGTCTACGGCAATTGGTGTGGGGCTGGTCGGCATTGTGAGTTGTGGTCAGCCGCCGCAGCAGCAGGGACAAGCACCTATGGGTGTGCCTGTCCAAATGGAATCGATTCAAGAGGATATTATCCAAACCACAACGGAATATGTGGGGGTGCTTGAGGCGGATGATCTAGTCACGCTAAAGCCGGAAGTGGATGGTGTTGTCCAAAGTATTTTGATCCAAGAAGGGGATTTTATTGAGGCGGGCACGCCCATTGTGCAGCTCAAGGCGGAACGGGATCAGGCCTCGTTACGACAGGCGATCGCCAGTGTCGAAGCCTCTAGGGCAGCCAAGCTTAGTGCCGAGGCCGAATTAAGTGCGATCAGGGCAGAAAAAATCGAGGCAGAAGCGGATCTGAAATTACGACAGCAGGATCTCGTGCGCATTAAAGAATTAGTAGATACCGGAGCCTTGGCGGAGCGGGAGCTGGATCAAAGTCAACGGGATGTCGCCGTTGCCCAAGCCCGTATCGATACAATTCAGCAACGGATTGCCGCCGCGGCGGCGAATATTAATCAAGCCCAAGCAACCTTGGTTCAAAATAATAACTCGGTGGCGATCGCCTCAGAAGAGCTACAGGATACCAGTATTATTGCCCCCGTATCCGGCAGAGTTGGAGACTTAAGCATCAAACAAGGAGATTATGTCGAACGGGCGGAAACATTAGGCACAATTACCCAAAACCAAAGTCTCAATCTCAACTTTTTCGTCCCCATCGAGCAAGCACCGCGGCTAAATCTCAATCTTCCCGTAGAGCTCATTGACTATCGCACCCTCGAAACCGTTGGTACTGGGCGGGTGAGTTTTATTTCACCAGAGGTTGATTTTACGTCCCAAACCATCCTGGCAAAGGCGAGTTTTGATAATCCCGAAGGCCGCTTATTTACAGGACAGCTGGTGAAGGCCAAGGTGATTTGGCGGCAAAATATCGGCGTTTCTGTGCCCGTCACCGCAATTTCGCGCATTGGCGGGGAGACGTTTGTTTTTGTTGCCCAATCAAATCCTGAGGCTCAAGATGAATCTGCCCCGGCCATGGTCGCGGTACAAAAACCTGTCAAACTCGGCAAAATCGAAGGCGATCGCTATGAAGTGATTGAAGGGATCAGTCTAGGAGATAAAGTAATTACGACGGGCATTTTAAACCTGAATGACGGTGTACCCATTACGCCGGTAGATGACAGTGACATGGCCTCTTAA
- a CDS encoding HNH endonuclease — translation MGKVLVLNASYEPLNITSWRRAVVLLLKDKAESLEHNGRVIYRDFPLPTVIRLRHYIKIPYREIPLTRKNILERDRHTCQYCLKRGEQLTLDHILPRSRGGVDSWENLVTACMRCNVRKGNRTPKEAAMDLNIQPRKPFSSLYFELLKHTRGDANNEWKKYVIGMN, via the coding sequence ATGGGCAAAGTATTGGTTCTCAATGCCTCCTATGAGCCGCTCAATATTACGAGTTGGCGTAGGGCTGTTGTGCTATTACTAAAAGACAAGGCCGAAAGCTTAGAACATAATGGTCGCGTAATCTACCGAGATTTTCCCCTGCCGACCGTCATCCGCCTACGCCACTACATCAAAATTCCCTACCGCGAAATTCCCCTAACACGCAAAAATATCCTCGAGCGCGATCGCCATACTTGTCAGTATTGTTTAAAACGTGGCGAACAGCTCACTTTAGACCACATTCTTCCCAGATCACGGGGAGGTGTCGATAGCTGGGAAAATCTCGTGACTGCATGTATGCGTTGTAATGTACGCAAAGGCAATCGAACGCCCAAGGAAGCGGCAATGGATCTGAATATTCAACCGCGCAAACCCTTTAGTAGTCTTTATTTTGAGCTTCTTAAACATACCCGCGGCGATGCCAATAATGAGTGGAAAAAATACGTAATTGGCATGAATTAG